One Festucalex cinctus isolate MCC-2025b chromosome 1, RoL_Fcin_1.0, whole genome shotgun sequence genomic region harbors:
- the wbp11 gene encoding WW domain-binding protein 11, giving the protein MGRRSTSSTKSGKFMNPTDQARKEARKRELKKNKKQRMMVRAAVLKMKDPRQIIRDMEKLDEMEFNPVQQPLLNEKVLRDKRKKLRETFERIVRLYERENPETYKDLRKLELEYESKRGQLALYFDSVKNAESVEVDSIPLPDMPHAPSNIHIQDIPLPGAQPPSILKKGSFFGKAPISSGLVLPTLPPVPRLPPGKKPPGPPPGPPPPQVLALYGIPSRRSYGTESETSIPGLDRASTDRRDQDSGSGSDRDDLDDDDSDSEEDSDDERDEDGDSRKGDRREERGERQAGRSVHFADMPSDTSHDETKKKKKSGKKTKAITPLQAMMLRMAGQSIPEEDEEEVEEEYTDESDSSDAEDTGPPGDPPQPIAGGQRLLPPSGPVGQPPPLQGPPMTGPPPMGPPPAPPIRPPGPPSGPPPGPPPGAPPFLRPLGIPGMRAPIPRLLPPGPPPGRPPGPPPGPPPGLPPGPPPRGPPPRLPPPAPPGIPPPPPRAGGPPRPLAPPLALFPPPLSANVLSAPPSLVQRQKGPGSGQDGSQGNMPPPPSMSMRANVMQIPPPPGTAAASAVSHLHAATIEKRANLTSVAGAGGLAAGAGSGATISAKPQIINPKAEVTRFVPTALRVRRDKSGAAPGPAVGPLDKGVVGGRRGDDGMGSGHGHKHHHSSAASMGMSHPSQIGAVAQPSMKTKDQVYEAFMREMEGLL; this is encoded by the exons ATGGGACGACGTTCAACTTCGTCCACCAAGAGTGGGAAATTCATGAACCCCACGGATCAGGCCA gaaaAGAAGCCAGGAAAAGGGAGTTAAAaaag aaCAAAAAGCAGAGAATGATGGTGAGAGCGGCAGTGCTTAAGATGAAGGATCCCAGACAGATAATTAGAGACATGGAGAAATTGGATGAAATGG AGTTTAACCCTGTCCAGCAGCCCTTACTAAATGAGAAGGTGCTGAGGGACAAGCGGAAGAAGCTGCGTGAGACATTTGAACGTATTGTTCGTCTGTATGAGCGGGAGAATCCTGAAACCTACAAGGATCTGCGCAAACTGGAACTAGAATACGAGAGTAAACGGGGCCAGCTGGCACTCTATTTCGATTCAGTCaag AATGCAGAATCTGTGGAGGTTGACAGTATTCCTTTACCAGATATGCCCCATGCACCTTCCAATATTCACATTCAGGACATCCCTCTACCAGGGGCTCAGCCTCCTTCAATACTGAAGAAGGGCTCCTTTTTTGG TAAAGCACCTATATCGTCTGGCTTGGTATTGCCAACATTGCCACCTGTGCCACGTTTACCCCCTGGGAAGAAACCGCCAGGGCCTCCACCTGGGCCCCCACCACCTCAAGTCTTGGCACTATATGGTATTCCTTCACGGCGGTCTTATGGCACTGAATCTG AGACCTCAATTCCTGGCTTAGACAGGGCCTCAACAGACAGAAGAGATCAGGACAGCGGCAGTGGGAGCGACAGGGACGATCTGGACGACGATGACAGCGACTCTGAGGAAGACAGTGACGACGAGCGGGATGAAGATGGTGACTCGAGAAAGGGAGACAGACGTGAGGAGAGGGGTGAAAGACAAGCTG GTCGCAGTGTACATTTTGCAGATATGCCTTCAGATACATCACATGATGaaacgaaaaagaaaaagaagtctGGGAAGAAGACCAAGGCCATCACGCCTCTGCAGGCGATGATGTTACGGATGGCAG GTCAGTCTATTCCTGAAGAGGACGAAGAAGAAGTTGAGGAAGAGTACACAGATGAATCGGATAGCTCTGACGCTGAAGACACGGGGCCACCAGGGGACCCGCCCCAACCGATTGCCGGCGGTCAGCGTCTCCTGCCTCCAAGTGGTCCTGTGGGACAGCCTCCACCCTTGCAGGGTCCACCAATGACTGGGCCTCCACCTATGGGTCCTCCACCAGCTCCACCAATCAGGCCTCCTGGTCCACCCTCTGGTCCACCTCCTGGCCCCCCACCAG GTGCTCCTCCATTTTTAAGGCCATTGGGTATTCCTGGCATGAGAGCTCCAATACCTCGACTTTTACCCCCTGGTCCTCCACCGGGTCGCCCACCTGGTCCACCACCTGGTCCCCCTCCCGGTCTTCCTCCAGGCCCCCCGCCACGTGGACCCCCTCCCCGGCTACCACCCCCAGCACCACCTG GTATCCCACCTCCTCCCCCAAGAGCAGGAGGGCCCCCCCGTCCCTTGGCGCCACCTCTTGCCCTCTTCCCACCACCTCTCAGCGCCAACGTGCTCAGTGCTCCTCCCAGCCTCGTCCAGCGGCAAAAAGGCCCAGGATCCGGCCAGGATGGCTCACAAGGCAACATGCCTCCTCCTCCATCAATGTCCATGCGTGCCAATGTCATGCAGATCCCCCCTCCCCCAGGGACTGCTGCAGCCTCTGCTGTTAGCCACCTCCACGCAGCCACCATTGAAAAACGGGCCAACCTCACCTCCGTCGCTGGTGCAGGCGGCCTGGCAGCCGGTGCTGGCTCTGGGGCCACCATCTCTGCCAAACCACAAATTATCAATCCCAAAGCGGAGGTCACACGGTTTGTGCCCACTGCACTGAGAGTGCGAAGGGACAAGAGTGGTGCGGCGCCGGGGCCAGCGGTTGGTCCGTTGGACAAAGGTGTTGTCGGGGGAAGGAGAGGAGATGATGGTATGGGAAGTGGCCATGGCCACAAACATCATCACTCTTCCGCTGCTTCCATGGGCATGTCTCACCCATCTCAGATTGGGGCTGTGGCTCAGCCCAGCATGAAGACCAAGGACCAGGTCTATGAAGCCTTTATGAGAGAGATGGAGGGACTCCTCTGA